The following coding sequences lie in one Vanessa atalanta chromosome 1, ilVanAtal1.2, whole genome shotgun sequence genomic window:
- the LOC125064493 gene encoding ATPase inhibitor mai-2, mitochondrial-like isoform X1 — protein sequence MSYIARTRTPLLRAVYNIRMYSGEPGSGAGKGGGGGGAIREAGGAFGKMEAAREDEFFYKKQKEQLANIKGHLDKEISFHQEQIKRHEDAIRRHKEQMAEINNK from the exons aTGAGTTATATTGCAAGAACCAGAACGCCCTTATTGCGTGCGGTTTACAATATTAG aaTGTATTCCGGGGAGCCAGGATCTGGAGCTGGAAAGGGTGGTGGCGGTGGTGGTGCCATTCGTGAAGCTGGTGGTGCTTTTGGCAAGATGGAAGCAGCCAGAGAAGATGAATTCTTCTACAAAAAg caaAAAGAACAACTGGCCAACATTAAAGGTCATTTAGACAAGGAAATTTCTTTCCATCAAGAGCAGATCAAACGTCATGAAGATGCTATCAGACGTCACAAGGAACAAATGGctgaaattaataacaaatag
- the LOC125077597 gene encoding uncharacterized protein LOC125077597 — MGKITNRRSRTPNWSLDEKQYLLELIKEHKKVVVTKSNNGPNHSEEKDVVWNEILRQLTEKFGTKFSGFSIKKVKTQWQNMKRIAREEITLNGAAVQKYTRQSLEVCHILDLIKDDILKNENEPIINTDIEIKSENIDEDIGQPSCSGINTLRENPLEKLNDTTILESSGSSISEHAEVNDAENYEDMRDNINKKKSTFDMTKISFLEDILNTLPFHKDLQEFLKYSSTEKEIKMESLREERQVVRAMRETAELNKIIAEQKLKHILWIKKQEMA; from the exons ATGGGTAAAATAACGAACAGGCGATCGAGAACGCCAAATTGGTCGCTCGATGAGAAACAATATCTACTTGAGTTAATAAAGGAACACAAGAAAGTGGTCGTTACGAAGAGCAATAACGGTCCTAATCATTCTGAAGAGAAAGATGTTGTGTGGAATGAAATACTGAGACAACTCACTGAAAAATTTGGCACAAAATTTTCTGGATTTTCAATTAAGAAAGTCAAGACGCAATGGCAGAACATGAAACGTATAGCTCGTGAAGAAATAACTCTTAATGGTGCGGCGGTTCAGAAATATACTAGACAGTCTTTAGAAGTGTGCCATATATTAGATTTGATAAAAGACGACattcttaaaaatgaaaatgaaccaATTATTAATACTGACATTGAAATTAAGAGCGAAAATATCGATGA GGATATTGGCCAGCCAAGTTGTAGTGGTATCAACACGCTCCGTGAAAATCCACTTGAAAAACTGAATGATACGACAATTCTAGAATCTTCAGGGTCCTCCATTTCAGAACATGCAGAAGTCAATGATGCCGAAAATTACGAAGATATGCgcgataatataaataaaaaaaagtcgacATTCGATATGACTAAAATTTCGTTTTTAGAAGACATTCTAAACACATTACCATTCCACAAGGACCTTCAagaatttttaaa GTATTCAAGTACAGAAAAGGAAATAAAGATGGAATCTCTAAGAGAAGAGAGGCAGGTAGTAAGAGCCATGAGAGAAACAGCGGAGTTAAATAAGATTATAGCTGAACAAAAACTTAAGCATATCCTTTGGATAAAGAAACAAGAAATGGCGtaa
- the LOC125064493 gene encoding ATPase inhibitor mai-2, mitochondrial-like isoform X2, with amino-acid sequence MYSGEPGSGAGKGGGGGGAIREAGGAFGKMEAAREDEFFYKKQKEQLANIKGHLDKEISFHQEQIKRHEDAIRRHKEQMAEINNK; translated from the exons aTGTATTCCGGGGAGCCAGGATCTGGAGCTGGAAAGGGTGGTGGCGGTGGTGGTGCCATTCGTGAAGCTGGTGGTGCTTTTGGCAAGATGGAAGCAGCCAGAGAAGATGAATTCTTCTACAAAAAg caaAAAGAACAACTGGCCAACATTAAAGGTCATTTAGACAAGGAAATTTCTTTCCATCAAGAGCAGATCAAACGTCATGAAGATGCTATCAGACGTCACAAGGAACAAATGGctgaaattaataacaaatag